A window of the Lagopus muta isolate bLagMut1 chromosome 1, bLagMut1 primary, whole genome shotgun sequence genome harbors these coding sequences:
- the AMER2 gene encoding APC membrane recruitment protein 2, which produces MDSHCDCAEPPAAEQPSGKINKTAFKLFKRRKSGGTMPSIFGVRSKGGEGKGASKTGMVRSRTHDGLADAVLESGKKDDGGGGEARGKDAPSRAAGGLGSSAGGSVAKSHSFFSLLRKNGRPENGKAAENAEQRAGGRQKKGLKGIFSSMRWHRKDKNGKEERGEASEIPSGLIMPGSLTASLECIKEETPKPLSETPNGAGDAGPESQREKRGGDACGSAGEPEAGAGESWDGRTPSGEDPAAAAAGRRLEELCGERPDPGAGEVGTAKDAAITGCGDIIADQEEDVGSGSGGCEKSTPGASKLGASKKHPTMVAYQGGGEEMASPDQVDDTYLQEFWDMLSQTEETKTGGRGGGGGGTKTAEELKENQGTEGAQNRMVVKRGGLNQIPIHLNNKEEQKGREKEQHEGVPNSDEGYWDSTTPGPEEDSTTSIQKETLPRDSYSGDALYDLYAEPDENPPGGPPEEEVTCTPRSKPVSPITTTCSLKTPSSTVKDSKIPISIKHLASHPASHGTDTSNSHHVAHHHLAKSEMHRTKIPVSKVLVRRVSNRGLAGTTVKAATYQDSAKK; this is translated from the exons ATGGACTCGCACTGCGACTGTGCCGAGCCTCCGGCCGCCGAGCAGCCGTCGGGAAAGATTAACAAAACCGCCTTCAAATTGTTCAAGAGGAGGAAATCCGGGGGCACCATGCCGAGCATCTTCGGGGTGAGGAGCAaaggtggggaggggaagggcgCGAGCAAGACGGGGATGGTGCGGAGCAGGACGCACGATGGCTTGGCCGACGCCGTGCTGGAGAGCGGCAAGAAGGACGACGGGGGCGGCGGGGAAGCGCGAGGGAAGGATGCTCCGAGCAGGGCGGCCGGCGGCCTCGGCAGCTCGGCCGGCGGCTCGGTGGCCAAATCGCACAGCTTCTTCTCCCTGCTGAGGAAGAACGGGAGGCCGGAGAACGGCAAGGCGGCGGAGAACGCGGAGCAGCGGGCTGGCGGCAGACAAAAGAAGGGGCTGAAAGGGATCTTCAGCAGCATGCGGTGgcacagaaaggacaaaaacggcaaagaggagaggggagaagcCTCAGAAATCCCGTCCGGTCTTATTATGCCGGGGTCTCTGACTGCCAGCTTGGAGTGCATCAAAGAGGAGACGCCGAAACCTTTGTCTGAAACTCCGAACGGCGCGGGAGACGCCGGTCCCGAGTCGCAGCGGGAGAAGCGCGGCGGGGACGCGTGTGGCTCGGCCGGGGAGCCCGAGGCGGGAGCTGGGGAGTCGTGGGACGGCAGAACTCCCTCCGGAGAGgaccctgctgctgctgctgctggaaggagacTCGAGGAGCTCTGCGGTGAGCGACCGGACCCGGGCGCAGGAGAGGTTGGGACTGCGAAGGATGCGGCCATAACAG GCTGCGGAGATATTATTGCGGACCAGGAGGAGGATGTGGGCAGCGGGAGTGGCGGCTGCGAGAAGAGCACCCCCGGGGCCAGCAAGCTGGGCGCATCCAAGAAGCACCCCACCATGGTTGCCTATcaaggaggaggggaggagatgGCCAGCCCAGACCAGGTGGATGATACCTACCTGCAAGAGTTCTGGGATATGCTGTCACAGACGGAAGAGACCAagacaggaggaagaggaggaggtggaggagggaCAAAGACAGCCGAGGAGCTGAAGGAGAACCAAGGTACTGAGGGGGCCCAGAACAGAATGGTGGTGAAACGTGGTGGCCTCAACCAGATCCCCATTCACCTCAACAACAAagaggagcagaagggcagggagAAGGAACAGCACGAAGGTGTCCCAAATAGTGATGAGGGCTACTGGGATTCCACCACCCCTGGTCCTGAAGAAGACAGCACTACAAGCATCCAGAAGGAGACCCTTCCCAGGGACAGCTACAGTGGGGATGCACTCTATGACCTCTATGCTGAGCCTGATGAAAACCCACCAGGAGGACCTCCAGAAGAAGAGGTCACCTGTACGCCACGCTCCAAGCCTGTGTCTCCAATAACGACCACGTGCTCACTGAAAACGCCCTCAAGCACAGTGAAGGACTCCAAAATACCCATCAGCATTAAACACCTTGCATCGCATCCTGCTAGCCATGGAACAGATACCAGTAACAGCCATCACGTTGCACACCATCACCTGGCCAAAAGTGAaatgcacagaacaaaaatcCCTGTCTCTAAAGTACTAGTACGCCGAGTCAGTAACAGGGGCTTAGCAGGGACGACGGTGAAAGCTGCCACATACCAGGACAGTGCCAAAAAGTAA